The following nucleotide sequence is from Anguilla rostrata isolate EN2019 chromosome 3, ASM1855537v3, whole genome shotgun sequence.
CTACCTTCCCCAGCGACAGGGACGGTTTCCACGGAGATGGTCTCTTGCTGAGTGAGTGCCCAGGTCAGAGCTTCCAGGCTTCACGCCTGCTGTCCCACCTACATTCAGCTCTGGGCCCTGGTTCAGAAGTGCTGCTGCAGCCATATCTGTCCAGCTGGGATGAACTCATCAAGTGAGCCTCCAAACAATACCTGTGGTAAAAAGAACGGGTAGATACAGTGCAGTTCAgtaatttcaaatataaaaataacaagtgAAAATTTCTGTGCTTATGAAAGTCACAATGGCGATATGCACAAGTAGAGCGCactgcatttccattttttgtttaaaatcacTTTTGCAGCCTAAACGGGTAGCCCTAAGGATTCATTTAAGAATTGTTCAGGTTGTTCATACAGTGAAGTTGACTGCAAATTTGAACTCAGAAACATTGGGATTAGATTACTGATGGCCTGGTAGCTCCACCCTCTTACCCCTATTCAAACCCCTTACCCCCTCATCAGGTTTATGGAGTCACTGGGTCCAGTGGTGGAGTTCTTCTCCCAAAAGGTCAAGAGCAAAGTCTCACGGATCCGCGAGCTGGCTCAGCAAGACTTGGAGAGACAAGAGGAGGGACCTCAGCGCTTGGAGGCGGGCAGGGGCGGACACAACGACCCTGGATCCGTGGTTGAGACAGGACCAGACCAAGAAAAACAGCTAGAGCACCTGGAGGCagatggagaggaggagtgggaggcCTACACATCTTTACACTCTATGATGCGCGCGGAGCTGAGTCAGGGGGTGGTCAACTTCGAGCGGGAGACTGGCTCCGGCTGCCGCAACCTGCTCAGGCTCCACCGCTCGCTGCTGTGGCTCCAGCTCTTCCTGAAGAAGATGGCGGAGGGCCCCGATGAAGAAGGCCGGCTGCGGAGCCCGGCGGAGCTGTGCCGGGAGGCCTACGAGCAGGCCCTGGCTCCCCACCACCCCTGGCTGTTGCGGCGGGCCGCCGAGGTGGCCTTTCTGGCCATGCCTGAGTGGGACACGTTCTTCAGGCTGGTGTGCGTGCAGAGCCAGGCGGAGGCAGCGCCTGTGCTGGACAGAGTCGTTAGGGCCATTGAGGAAGTGTACAGCAGGACACAGGGGGCTCTGCAGGAGCACGGCATGCTGGAGCTGCCATAGAGTTTGCAAAGGAGCGGATGAAGAAACCGCAGAGCTGCAATACACATGACGAAAAGCTCACAACCACACAGCTCTCCTCAATATAGTAAAACCACAATTGACAGGGCATTATTCAACACACTCACTGTAATTTCCTGTGCAGAGTCAAGCACTGAGAATACACTGCAATGCAGTAACTTACAGCAGACCGCAGAACAAAAGCTGCTCTACAGTGAAATACAACACAGAGCAACTCTGCACACCACACTTACAATGTACTAAAATATGACAACTGACCTGTTTTGGAGGTCCAATCCAGTTGCAGTTAAATGGATAACTGCAGTGGACAGAAGCTCAGTTGCTTAAACGCGTGCTGATTCCTGGAATTATGTGTTTGAGAGTACACAGAGGAAATATGAATGCAGGCCCTGTGGGATCCCCAGGCTTGGAATTGGGTCATTAGCTCTGCCTGTGGGCCTGAGCTCCCTGTCACTCCTTACCACCGGCAttacatcacagcacacagctatTCAGAGCACAGGTTTGCTGAAATGCTCTGCCCAGAGTAAGCACACAACACATCATCAAAGTGGGACACTTTACCCTCTGTCAGTACAGGAAGGAGTATACTATAGTGCTGTATATTGCAAACCACTGTCCAACACTGCTAATttgtcagcaaaaaaaacatatttttatactgtatattacaggtttaatttacaaaaagagCTTTCTGAGATAAATTTGATACAGAAGGCAAAAAATGATACGTTGACCTGGAAAGTAAGAGTAAGAACACGATGTCATGGTATTTATGTGATGTATTTATagatattatttcatttggtTCTAGTACTTCATACCTTTAAATGTGCAACAAGCCAGGGCCAACATTGAaccctttctttgtttttgactAATGTTAGTTTTTACCTTTTTGGACCACTACctttatgtgtgtatagtgtCTCTGCTATTATTTAATGGTATGggaaagactgtgtgtgtatgtttgtatgcgtgtgtgtgtgtgtgtgtgcgtgtgtgtgcaggaaatAGCAATGCTGCTGTCAAAATGGATGCAATACTGCTATTACTACACCAGGGGTCACAACTACAGTGGTTAGCACTCCAATACTCACTGTTATACTGCATACCTTCAAGTAAAATAATATAGTCTCCCACATTTAACTATGTGACATAACTGCGCTTACATCATAGTCTCAGCAGTATGCTGAAATACACAACATTTCTACAGTAAAATGCACATCAGAAATCACATTGAAAGGAGCAAAATACAAACCCAAAGAAGACAAATACTACGgtaataatttgttttggaaaCACATATGTTTGGTGTCATATagcttaaatatattttattgccaTGAATATAAGATTTGCATGCACTAATAATGGTCAGATTATAAGCAGAATCACCTGTATTGTCATTCCACATATAATTTATTGCAGAAGCTGTATTAGAGAGGGCTGTTACAAAGAAACTTCTAGAAAATACAGCTAAGGTTTCTGCTTCCATATTCCATATTTCTTTATATGTTTCAAATGATGCAAACTGTATTTTAAGTTATTGTCTCAATCCCCTCGTGCTACTGCATGCTtcagaaagaataaaaatacaacattagTGGAggtttgtatgtatgtttacACTTGAATTACCCAATAAGAGGGTGGTACAATAAGGGAGCCAGTATGAGCATTGTCAGAATGTATGTACcgggtgtgtgtctgttttcttATCTTTTTGTGTGTTAGGGTGTATCAGATACTTGAAAATCACTTGATCAGACGatttcagacacacaaatactctTAATACTGTATAATcctcctttttccccccttcccccttcttccactcactctcattctctGATTAATACACTGGGCTTActgaggaaaagagggagagacatacATGGTGGCCATATGTTAAATTTATACAGTTCAGGTTTTTCGGCACGTCTcctgtttgtattgttttgtctgtgtgctgtctTGTATACGTTGTATACCTACATTGTCAAGTCtgtgaaatgaatgcaatgcaatttgtgcaattgattttgtttttgttaatttttcacaaatgcttttaaaattttttaatatatatatatatattttttttagcataattttgaaatcaaataaaGCATTCTAAAGGGCTTGAATAAAAACTGAAGTTTAGCTAATcacaatataaaatgtttatgcaatTACTTCTCTATATTATTGCATGATCATTATCAGAACTAAAGATATTTAGCAAAAGCATAGTAGTAATCTCATATATGTAGTAAGCTATTTATGTTTGCAATGATTAGTTGGCAATATTGAGACAAGAGATGCCATTCATGCGGTTTTGATTGTGATAATGAAAGTGCCATTCACAAACATTGAATTCCTATTCAATGTGAATCAATCTGACGACAAGGTAGGTAAGGTACAATGATTAGCAATGTAGGAATTCAATTGCTGTTATGGAATGAATTGAGCGACTGGCTATCGAACCTGAGATGGAGTTATCTATCTACCCTCAGATAGTTAACCCAGGCCCCTTGCGCTCTGGTAAGGGGCTTTTGCATATTCAAAATATAGCCTTGAGTATCCATTAAAACATATTAC
It contains:
- the gltpd2a gene encoding ceramide-1-phosphate transfer protein isoform X2; protein product: MLIRGFSMVMKGNVSMGSRFMYRFLLPAAIFSLLLFLGSVHLPEESVQKCDSSWGPCLGVYTPRFEPVPPTFPSDRDGFHGDGLLLSECPGQSFQASRLLSHLHSALGPGSEVLLQPYLSSWDELIKFMESLGPVVEFFSQKVKSKVSRIRELAQQDLERQEEGPQRLEAGRGGHNDPGSVVETGPDQEKQLEHLEADGEEEWEAYTSLHSMMRAELSQGVVNFERETGSGCRNLLRLHRSLLWLQLFLKKMAEGPDEEGRLRSPAELCREAYEQALAPHHPWLLRRAAEVAFLAMPEWDTFFRLVCVQSQAEAAPVLDRVVRAIEEVYSRTQGALQEHGMLELP
- the gltpd2a gene encoding ceramide-1-phosphate transfer protein isoform X1; the protein is MLIRGFSMVMKGNVSMGSRFMYRFLLPAAIFSLLLFLGSVHLPEESVQKCDSSWGPCLGVYTPRFEAKHKQRPVPPTFPSDRDGFHGDGLLLSECPGQSFQASRLLSHLHSALGPGSEVLLQPYLSSWDELIKFMESLGPVVEFFSQKVKSKVSRIRELAQQDLERQEEGPQRLEAGRGGHNDPGSVVETGPDQEKQLEHLEADGEEEWEAYTSLHSMMRAELSQGVVNFERETGSGCRNLLRLHRSLLWLQLFLKKMAEGPDEEGRLRSPAELCREAYEQALAPHHPWLLRRAAEVAFLAMPEWDTFFRLVCVQSQAEAAPVLDRVVRAIEEVYSRTQGALQEHGMLELP